In the genome of Calliopsis andreniformis isolate RMS-2024a chromosome 10, iyCalAndr_principal, whole genome shotgun sequence, one region contains:
- the LOC143184430 gene encoding ribosomal protein S6 kinase delta-1 isoform X1 — MAPTRDKWVRRFIIPETTRHKKGFTIYKVTSVVFLKTSHEEVSKVSVWKRYNDFKKLHSELNTLCSKSQIKESFPSFPKPKFFGRFETEVIEERRECALKFLEFIGRHSYLYSSDIFIKFFETSHADYCLNECSISVSSDTSAEDDRHMCINSLSTTDNVSQSILQPKSIQTSLTNSCSVLSTSTPKSKRKRAQEESKSKELQSVQLSDTDNKVESEKTFINNDISNNLLVENSIPGKSICNLENNHVICNKNNNSYKDANRNINSEEDSTLLQTENSNTKTNSSIEDLSFSITTHDGSDLPQSCTDSSQYILIAAAHMSAAFKHEDLTEYEEAFTQYKMGISSLRSGVESDSNKIRAGIIKEKIEKYLERAEKLYNRYLNCNVSLLNKPISELQYYKVLKIIESVMLVKDMRRDCLNIVKAIEKLSTNKENISNYILRGQVPHMVQLHACIETETTVFLILQHLSRGKLWDFVTSHYKVSSNKIHDKVILENDTANDKAVNDDNIILRNNTIENENEGTTGSLEDLNIISTNPKVQMEIHSVPVEENYEKYSDVSTTQLLEKAQILLQSVNATLKESNSVVNRLREPDHFMNREDNTTLLNLKNSVNQSNWNEVSVDINAISLGFDDVNRHTTIEKIPDKNVILSNYLSLNDVKNTKSQCSTDSSSLSGSSKDLSFDEKELTNSSTDNLKTVDTHFAIDEQNNRTGYTVHNCELNTSVETSNKIETSDYCTINEQIDQQIQYIYTTDLMESKKNNNIDIEEELWIVPENVIRLWAAEILLALEALHQQEVIVFDLKPSNILLDDDGHVQLTYIIPNHDIDILKYKYPYSSPELCTFSPMIRLTPATDIWSYGVILYELIVGNKFQVKHPNVFQSHSIINIPNKLSENAKSLLLNILKYQPDERMTIPQIKQHPFFKDINWANLANPT, encoded by the exons ATGGCACCCACCAGAGACAAATGGGTGAGGCGTTTTATTATTCCTGAAACGACTCGGCATAAAAAAGGCTTTACTATCTACAAAGTCACATCTGTG GTATTTCTGAAAACATCTCATGAAGAAGTCTCTAAAGTTTCTGTATGGAAACGTTATAATGATTTTAAAAAGTTGCATTCAGAATTGAACACGCTGTGCTCAAAATCTCAGATTAAAGAAAGCTTTCCATCATTTCCGAAACCAAAATTCTTTGGTAGATTTGAGACAGAAGTAATTGAAGAAAGAAGAGAATGTGCATTGAAATTTTTAGAATTTATAGGGAGGCattcatatttatattctaGTGATATTTTCATAAAGTTTTTTGAAACTAGTCATGCAGATTATTGTTTAAATGAGTGTTCTATATCTGTTAGTTCTGACACTTCAGCAGAGGATGATCGTCATATGTGTATAAACTCTTTGTCTACTACTGATAATGTTTCTCAAAGTATTTTACAACCAAAAAGTATTCAAACATCTTTAACAAATTCTTGTTCTGTGTTATCTACTTCCACTCCTAAAAGTAAAAGAAAACGAGCTCAAGAAGAGAGCAAATCTAAAGAACTGCAGTCTGTACAATTAAGTGATACAGACAACAAAGTTGAAAGTGAAAAAACATTCATAAACAATGATATATCTAATAATTTGCTTGTAGAAAATTCCATTCCAGGGAAAAGTATATGTAACTTGGAGAATAATCATGTAATTTGTAATAAGAATAATAACtcttataaagatgcaaatcgtaatattaacagtGAGGAAGATTCTACACTTTTACAAACTGAAAATAGTAATACAAAAACTAATTCATCTATTGAAGATTTAAGTTTCTCAATAACAACACATGATGGTTCAGATTTACCACAATCATGCACAGATTCTTCacaatatattttaattgcAGCTGCTCATATGAGTGCAGCATTTAAGCATGAAGATCTCACTGAATATGAAGAAGCatttactcaatacaaaatgggAATCTCCAGTTTACGGTCTGGTGTTGAATCTGATTCTAATAAAATAAGGGCTGgaataattaaagaaaaaatagaaaaatatttggAACGTGCTGAGAAACTTTATAAcagatatttaaattgtaatgtTTCATTATTAAATAAACCTATATCAGAACTTCAATACTATAAAGTACTCAAAATTATAGAATCAGTAATGCTTGTAAAGGATATGCGAAGAGACTGTCTTAATATTGTAAAa GCTATAGAGAAACTGTCTACTAATAAAGAAAACATAAGTAATTACATATTACGTGGTCAAGTACCACACATGGTACAGTTACATGCATGTATTGAAACAGAAACAACTGTATTCTTAATTTTGCAACATCTAAG CCGCGGAAAGTTGTGGGACTTTGTAACATCGCATTATAAAGTCAGCAGTAATAAAATACATGATAAAGTAATTTTGGAGAATGATACAGCAAATGATAAAGCAGTCAACGatgataatattattttaagaaATAACACTATAGAAAATGAAAATGAGGGCACTACGGGGTCACTCGAAGATCTGAACATAATAAGTACAAATCCTAAAGTACAAATGGAAATACATTCAGTACCAGTAGAAGAAAACTATGAAAAGTATAGCGATGTATCTACTACGCAATTATTAGAAAAAGCACAAATATTACTACAATCAGTTAATGCAACTTTAAAGGAAAGTAATTCTGTCGTAAATCGATTACGTGAACCTGACCATTTTATGAATCGCGAAGATAATACTACATTACTGAATTTGAAGAACAGTGTAAATCAGTCTAATTGGAACGAAGTATCAGTAGATATTAATGCAATATCATTAGGATTTGACGATGTAAACAGGCACACTACAATTGAAAAAATACCTGACAAAAATGTGATACTTTCTAATTATTTATCACTAAACGatgttaaaaatacaaaaagtcAATGTAGTACTGATAGTTCATCGTTAAGCGGTAGTTCTAAAGATCTTAGTTTCGATGAAAAGGAGCTGACAAATTCTTCTACagataatttaaaaactgtCGACACACATTTCGCAATAGAtgaacaaaataatagaactggTTACACTGTGCATAATTGTGAATTAAATACGTCTGTGGAAACCAGTAACAAAATTGAAACAAGTGACTATTGCACGATAAATGAACAGATTGATcagcaaatacaatatatttatACTACAGATTTAATGGAATCGAAAAAGAACAACAATATAGATATAGAAGAAGAACTTTGGATAGTACCAGAAAACGTAATTCGTCTTTGGGCCGCTGAAATACTTTTAGCATTGGAGGCTTTGCATCAACAGGAAGTTATAGTTTTTGATTTAAAACCAAGTAATATATTACTTGACGATGATGGGCACGTGCAATTGACGTACATTATTCCTAATCACGATATAgatatattaaaatacaaatatccaTATTCATCTCCTGAATTATGTACGTTCTCACCTATGATCCGTCTTACTCCAGCAACAGATATCTGGAGTTATGGAGTAATCTTGTATGAGTTAATAGTAGGCAAT AAGTTTCAAGTAAAACATCCGAACGTATTTCAGTCACATTCCATAATTAACATTCCTAACAAGCtatcagaaaatgcaaaatcTTTACTTCTTAAT ATACTAAAGTATCAACCAGACGAAAGGATGACAATACCTCAGATAAAACAACATCCCTTCTTTAAAGATATTAACTGGGCAAACCTGGCAAACCCAACCTAG
- the Smc2 gene encoding structural maintenance of chromosomes 2: protein MYIKSMVLEGFKSYGKRIEINGFDKEFNAITGFNGSGKSNILDAICFVLGITNLGQVRAASLQDLVYKSGQAGIKKASVTITFDNHDRNSSPMGYEHHEEITVTRQVVIGGKNKYLINGSNVPNKRVQDMFCSVQLNVNNPHFLIMQGRITKVLNMKPVEILSMIEEAAGTRMYETKKESALKTIEKKDSKLKEINDILKEEIGPRLAKLKEEKTQYVEFQRIERELEHCRRICIAWKYVNALKESEKAEGNVQVVKDKIEEKMKGIADGEEELINIEKEYDEIAKKRDAEAGGQLQGLEKELQEAEKKQYKLAAEVNSNKESIKAAQKAVEQLRTNIGDDENAFTSKQKVFAKVEGLFTNLREMDEQDHQAVLVAQEKYQQISAGLLQNQDGENATLEQQLITAKQNATEAETERKQCTMTLNHNKEQLKKKQVELRNTGDEHKKYTKDLEDKQKDVKNLENELRKLNYEDGCVEQLTQQRRNLINEIRALEEKVDSIESRYPQIRFEYQKPDPNFNPKSVKGVVCKLITVKDKKAAYALDIAAGGKLYNVIVDTEVTSKKILQHGQLQQRVTIIPLNKVGGRAMDNQVLSLAQKIGGVENVQLALSLIDFPEETRPAMTWIFGQIFVCKDIETAKKIAFHDNIKRKCVTLEGDVVDPAGTLSGGAPSRSGSILLKLDELKIIQNELNAKQQVFKNVEITLQNVKSVAEKYTSIKQKFDLRNYEIGVVKQRLEQTVYYKIKEEIDLLQNNIQELEEKIQLAQQNEKDNSKRAQELEHQLKDAANIRDKQLKQAENELEKLKKKAENSRKEWQKREQEAKTLELEIKELKESIEAGKNQLLSSEEKLNSLQETVNKLEEELNEAKNNVKRLQSDIKEQKDIINKQNAQMRKLMTRKEDIIKQNKDAELDIKKLNHEINTIKSFAAECKQKVSELLRKYEWIEQDKIYFGKTGGIYDFEVNKPYEMEEKTQRLQTTREKLSRNINTRAITLFDKEEEQYNEMIKKKRIVENDKQKILETIKHLDEKKKETLLKAWEQVNKDFGSIFSSLLPGADAKLQPPEKQTVMEGLEIKIAFSGIWKESLGELSGGQRSLVALSLILAMLLFKPAPLYILDEVDAALDLSHTENIGIMLKRHFKHSQFIVVSLKDGMFNNANVIFTTRFVDGMSTISRSEKIRNR from the exons atGTATATAAAGTCTATGGTATTAGAAGGATTTAAATCATACGGGAAAAGAATCGAAATAAATGGTTTTGATAAGGAGTTCAACGCTATCACAGGTTTTAATGGTAGCGGGAAATCAAACATTCTGGACGCGATATGTTTTGTCTTAGGTATTACGAACCTTGGACAG GTGCGTGCTGCGTCATTGCAAGATTTAGTTTATAAGTCTGGTCAAGCAGGTATTAAGAAAGCCAGTGTTACTATAACATTTGACAACCATGACAGGAATTCATCTCCTATGGGATATGAACACCATGAAGAGATAACAGTTACAAGACAAGTAGTAATTGGCGGTAAAAATAAGTATCTGATTAATGGCTCTAATGTGCCAAACAAGCGTGTACAAGACATGTTTTGTTCTGTTCAATTGAACGTGAATAATCCGCACTTTCTTATAATGCAAGGAAGAATAACAAAAGTTCTCAATATGAAACCTGTAGAAATCTTATCTATGATAGAGGAAGCTGCTGGTACACGAATGTATGAGACTAAGAAAGAAAGTGCTTTAAAAACTATTGAGAAGAAAGACAGCAAATTGAAAGAAATAAATGAT ATTTTAAAGGAAGAAATAGGTCCAAGATTAGCAAAACTTAAGGAAGAGAAGACACAGTATGTAGAATTTCAACGCATAGAAAGAGAGTTGGAACACTGCAGGAGGATCTGTATCGCATGGAAATATGTTAATGCTTTGAAAGAAAGTGAAAAAGCAGAAGGGAATGTCCAAGTTGTAAAGGACAAAATAGAGGAGAAGATGAAAGGCATTGCTGATGGGGAAGAAGAACTTATAAATATAGAAAAGGAATATGATGAAATAGCAAAAAAAAGAGATGCA GAAGCAGGAGGGCAATTACAAGGTTTAGAGAAAGAACTACAAGAAGCagagaaaaagcaatacaaattGGCAGCTGAAGTTAATAGCAATAAAGAAAGTATCAAAGCTGCTCAAAAAGCAGTAGAACAATTGAGGACTAATATAGGAGATGATGAGAATGCCTTCACATCAAAGCAAAAGGTGTTTGCAAAAGTCGAGGGACTTTTTACTAACTTGAGAGAGATGGATGAACAAGATCATCAAGCGGTACTAGTCGCACAAGAAAAATATCAACAAATCAGTGCTGGTTTGTTACAAAATCAGGATGGCGAAAACGCAACACTAGAACAGCAATTAATAACTGCAAAACAGAATGCAACGGAAGCAGAAACGGAACGTAAACAGTGTACAATGACATTAAATCATAATAAAGAACAATTGAAAAAGAAACAAGTAGAGTTAAGAAACACTGGCGACGAGCATAAAAAGTACACTAAAGATCTAGAAGATAAACAGAAAGATGTGAAAAATTTGGAAAATGAATTGAGAAAATTAAATTATGAAGATGGCTGTGTGGAACAGCTTACGCAACAAAGGCGTAACTTGATAAATGAAATAAGAGCATTGGAAGAAAAAGTGGATTCTATTGAATCGAGATACCCTCAAATTAGATTCGAGTATCAAAAACCTGATCCCaatttcaatcccaaatctgtgAAAGGAGTTGTATGTAAACTAATCACTGTTAAGGATAAGAAAGCAGCATATGCTTTAGACATTGCTGCTGGTGGAAAG CTGTACAATGTCATAGTAGATACAGAAGTTACTAGTAAAAAGATACTTCAACATGGTCAATTACAACAACGTgtgacaattattcctttaaatAAAGTAGGTGGAAGGGCCATGGATAATCAAGTACTTTCTTTGGCCCAAAAGATAGGCGGCGTGGAAAATGTTCAGCTAGCATTGTCTCTTATAGATTTTCCAGAAGAGACGCGACCAGCTATGACTTGGATTTTTGGACAAATTTTTGTTTGTAAAGATATCGAAACTGCCAAGAAAATTGCGTTTCATGATAATATTAAGAGAAAATGCGTTACTTTAGAAGGAGATGTTGTCGATCCCGCTGGtactttatctggtggagcaccatcaAGATCTGGATCCATTCTTTTAAAGCTAGACGAgttaaaaattattcaaaatgaATTAAATGCTAAGCAGCAGGTGTTTAAAAATGTTGAAATCACTTTGCAAAATGTAAAGAGCGTTGCGGAAAAATATACTTCGATAAAGCAGAAATTTGATTTACGAAATTATGAAATCGGTGTAGTGAAACAAAGATTGGAACAAACagtatattataaaataaaggaagag ATTGATCTGTTACAAAACAATATCCAAGAACTTGAAGAGAAGATACAGCTAGCGCAACAAAATGAAAAAGACAATTCTAAACGTGCACAAGAATTGGAACACCAATTGAAAGACGCGGCTAATATTCGTGACAAGCAACTAAAACAAGCTGAAAACGAATTAGAAAAGTTAAAAAAGAAAGCTGAAAATAGTCGTAAAGAGTGGCAAAAACGTGAACAGGAAGCCAAAACACTTGAATTGGAGATTAAAGAATTGAAAGAAAGTATCGAAGCTGGAAAAAATCAACTGCTGTCGTCGGAAGAGAAATTGAATTCCTTACAAGAAACAGTAAATAAATTAGAAGAAGAATTAAATGAAGcaaaaaataatgtaaaacGCTTACAGTCTGACATAAAAGAACAAAAAGATATTATTAATAAGCAGAATGCTCAAATGCGAAAACTTATGACAAGAAAAGAAGAtatcataaaacaaaataaagatGCAGAATTGGATATTAAAAAGCTAAATcatgaaataaatacaattaagaGTTTCGCTGCAGAATGCAAACAAAAGGTCTCTGAACTTTTACGAAAATACGAATGGATTGAACAAGATAAGATCTACTTTGGAAAAACAG GTGGAATCTATGATTTCGAAGTCAATAAACCATACGAAATGGAAGAAAAAACACAGCGGCTGCAAACCACACGCGAAAAATTAAGTCGCAATATTAACACGCGTGCTATTACTTTGTTTGATAAAGAAGAAGAACAATATAATGAAAtgataaagaaaaaaagaatagttgaaaatgataaacaaaaaatattagaaactATTAAGCATTTAGACGAGAAGAAAAAGGAAACGCTGCTTAAAGCTTGGGAACAA gTAAACAAAGATTTTGGATCGATATTCAGTAGTCTATTGCCTGGAGCAGATGCAAAATTGCAACCCCCTGAAAAACAAACTGTTATGGAAGGTTTAGAAATAAAAATTGCATTTTCAGGAATCTGGAAAGAGTCATTAGGAGAATTATCTGGAGGACAGAGATCTTTAGTAGCTTTATCTTTAATTTTGGCTATGCTCTTGTTTAAGCCTGCGCCCCTCTATATTTTGGACGAAGTTGATGCTGCTTTGGATCTTTCTCATACTGAGAATATTGGTATAATGTTGAAACGACATTTTAAACATTCACAATTTATTGTTGTATCATTAAAGGATGGAATGTTCAACAATGCCAATGTGATATTTACAACTAGATTTGTCGATGGAATGTCAACTATATCTAGAAgcgaaaaaataagaaatagataa
- the LOC143184433 gene encoding mediator of RNA polymerase II transcription subunit 29-like, with translation MNIPPIQQPGAIGVGQMTQPVNPQIPQNPQQAQPQQVQQQQQQQQQQTQEKLDNISKVKSLIGPLRESLAIALKTAAQTLHQNSLVDVGSLKSIDQPDHRFNKNMEEFYSICDQIELHLKTSIECLSQNSSSLRYLPVSVIPTRTDTVAAQEGPALTYPQFLMTVKAQVAYAREVHDTLISAAHAIASGE, from the coding sequence ATGAATATTCCTCCTATTCAACAACCAGGGGCTATTGGAGTGGGGCAAATGACTCAACCTGTAAATCCTCAGATTCCTCAAAATCCACAGCAAGCGCAACCGCAACAGGTtcaacaacagcaacagcaacagcagcagcaaacaCAAGAGAAACTTGACAATATATCCAAAGTAAAATCATTAATTGGACCATTGAGAGAATCATTGGCTATAGCCCTTAAAACTGCAGCACAAACATTACATCAGAATAGTTTAGTGGATGTTGGATCTCTCAAGAGCATTGACCAACCAGATCACCGTTTCAATAAAAACATGGAAGAATTTTATTCCATCTGTGATCAAATAGAATTACATTTGAAGACTTCTATTGAATGTTTATCACAAAATTCCAGTTCCTTGCGATATCTACCTGTGTCTGTAATACCAACAAGAACTGATACTGTAGCAGCACAAGAAGGACCTGCTTTAACTTATCCTCAGTTTTTAATGACTGTAAAGGCACAAGTTGCATATGCTCGAGAAGTTCATGATACTTTAATTTCTGCAGCACATGCAATAGCATCTGGGGAATAA
- the LOC143184430 gene encoding ribosomal protein S6 kinase delta-1 isoform X2 has protein sequence MAPTRDKWVRRFIIPETTRHKKGFTIYKVTSVVFLKTSHEEVSKVSVWKRYNDFKKLHSELNTLCSKSQIKESFPSFPKPKFFGRFETEVIEERRECALKFLEFIGRHSYLYSSDIFIKFFETSHADYCLNECSISVSSDTSAEDDRHMCINSLSTTDNVSQSILQPKSIQTSLTNSCSVLSTSTPKSKRKRAQEESKSKELQSVQLSDTDNKVESEKTFINNDISNNLLVENSIPGKSICNLENNHVICNKNNNSYKDANRNINSEEDSTLLQTENSNTKTNSSIEDLSFSITTHDGSDLPQSCTDSSQYILIAAAHMSAAFKHEDLTEYEEAFTQYKMGISSLRSGVESDSNKIRAGIIKEKIEKYLERAEKLYNRYLNCNVSLLNKPISELQYYKVLKIIESVMLVKDMRRDCLNIVKAIEKLSTNKENISNYILRGQVPHMVQLHACIETETTVFLILQHLSRGKLWDFVTSHYKVSSNKIHDKVILENDTANDKAVNDDNIILRNNTIENENEGTTGSLEDLNIISTNPKVQMEIHSVPVEENYEKYSDVSTTQLLEKAQILLQSVNATLKESNSVVNRLREPDHFMNREDNTTLLNLKNSVNQSNWNEVSVDINAISLGFDDVNRHTTIEKIPDKNVILSNYLSLNDVKNTKSQCSTDSSSLSGSSKDLSFDEKELTNSSTDNLKTVDTHFAIDEQNNRTGYTVHNCELNTSVETSNKIETSDYCTINEQIDQQIQYIYTTDLMESKKNNNIDIEEELWIVPENVIRLWAAEILLALEALHQQEVIVFDLKPSNILLDDDGHVQLTYIIPNHDIDILKYKYPYSSPELCTFSPMIRLTPATDIWSYGVILYELIVGNFQVKHPNVFQSHSIINIPNKLSENAKSLLLNILKYQPDERMTIPQIKQHPFFKDINWANLANPT, from the exons ATGGCACCCACCAGAGACAAATGGGTGAGGCGTTTTATTATTCCTGAAACGACTCGGCATAAAAAAGGCTTTACTATCTACAAAGTCACATCTGTG GTATTTCTGAAAACATCTCATGAAGAAGTCTCTAAAGTTTCTGTATGGAAACGTTATAATGATTTTAAAAAGTTGCATTCAGAATTGAACACGCTGTGCTCAAAATCTCAGATTAAAGAAAGCTTTCCATCATTTCCGAAACCAAAATTCTTTGGTAGATTTGAGACAGAAGTAATTGAAGAAAGAAGAGAATGTGCATTGAAATTTTTAGAATTTATAGGGAGGCattcatatttatattctaGTGATATTTTCATAAAGTTTTTTGAAACTAGTCATGCAGATTATTGTTTAAATGAGTGTTCTATATCTGTTAGTTCTGACACTTCAGCAGAGGATGATCGTCATATGTGTATAAACTCTTTGTCTACTACTGATAATGTTTCTCAAAGTATTTTACAACCAAAAAGTATTCAAACATCTTTAACAAATTCTTGTTCTGTGTTATCTACTTCCACTCCTAAAAGTAAAAGAAAACGAGCTCAAGAAGAGAGCAAATCTAAAGAACTGCAGTCTGTACAATTAAGTGATACAGACAACAAAGTTGAAAGTGAAAAAACATTCATAAACAATGATATATCTAATAATTTGCTTGTAGAAAATTCCATTCCAGGGAAAAGTATATGTAACTTGGAGAATAATCATGTAATTTGTAATAAGAATAATAACtcttataaagatgcaaatcgtaatattaacagtGAGGAAGATTCTACACTTTTACAAACTGAAAATAGTAATACAAAAACTAATTCATCTATTGAAGATTTAAGTTTCTCAATAACAACACATGATGGTTCAGATTTACCACAATCATGCACAGATTCTTCacaatatattttaattgcAGCTGCTCATATGAGTGCAGCATTTAAGCATGAAGATCTCACTGAATATGAAGAAGCatttactcaatacaaaatgggAATCTCCAGTTTACGGTCTGGTGTTGAATCTGATTCTAATAAAATAAGGGCTGgaataattaaagaaaaaatagaaaaatatttggAACGTGCTGAGAAACTTTATAAcagatatttaaattgtaatgtTTCATTATTAAATAAACCTATATCAGAACTTCAATACTATAAAGTACTCAAAATTATAGAATCAGTAATGCTTGTAAAGGATATGCGAAGAGACTGTCTTAATATTGTAAAa GCTATAGAGAAACTGTCTACTAATAAAGAAAACATAAGTAATTACATATTACGTGGTCAAGTACCACACATGGTACAGTTACATGCATGTATTGAAACAGAAACAACTGTATTCTTAATTTTGCAACATCTAAG CCGCGGAAAGTTGTGGGACTTTGTAACATCGCATTATAAAGTCAGCAGTAATAAAATACATGATAAAGTAATTTTGGAGAATGATACAGCAAATGATAAAGCAGTCAACGatgataatattattttaagaaATAACACTATAGAAAATGAAAATGAGGGCACTACGGGGTCACTCGAAGATCTGAACATAATAAGTACAAATCCTAAAGTACAAATGGAAATACATTCAGTACCAGTAGAAGAAAACTATGAAAAGTATAGCGATGTATCTACTACGCAATTATTAGAAAAAGCACAAATATTACTACAATCAGTTAATGCAACTTTAAAGGAAAGTAATTCTGTCGTAAATCGATTACGTGAACCTGACCATTTTATGAATCGCGAAGATAATACTACATTACTGAATTTGAAGAACAGTGTAAATCAGTCTAATTGGAACGAAGTATCAGTAGATATTAATGCAATATCATTAGGATTTGACGATGTAAACAGGCACACTACAATTGAAAAAATACCTGACAAAAATGTGATACTTTCTAATTATTTATCACTAAACGatgttaaaaatacaaaaagtcAATGTAGTACTGATAGTTCATCGTTAAGCGGTAGTTCTAAAGATCTTAGTTTCGATGAAAAGGAGCTGACAAATTCTTCTACagataatttaaaaactgtCGACACACATTTCGCAATAGAtgaacaaaataatagaactggTTACACTGTGCATAATTGTGAATTAAATACGTCTGTGGAAACCAGTAACAAAATTGAAACAAGTGACTATTGCACGATAAATGAACAGATTGATcagcaaatacaatatatttatACTACAGATTTAATGGAATCGAAAAAGAACAACAATATAGATATAGAAGAAGAACTTTGGATAGTACCAGAAAACGTAATTCGTCTTTGGGCCGCTGAAATACTTTTAGCATTGGAGGCTTTGCATCAACAGGAAGTTATAGTTTTTGATTTAAAACCAAGTAATATATTACTTGACGATGATGGGCACGTGCAATTGACGTACATTATTCCTAATCACGATATAgatatattaaaatacaaatatccaTATTCATCTCCTGAATTATGTACGTTCTCACCTATGATCCGTCTTACTCCAGCAACAGATATCTGGAGTTATGGAGTAATCTTGTATGAGTTAATAGTAGGCAAT TTTCAAGTAAAACATCCGAACGTATTTCAGTCACATTCCATAATTAACATTCCTAACAAGCtatcagaaaatgcaaaatcTTTACTTCTTAAT ATACTAAAGTATCAACCAGACGAAAGGATGACAATACCTCAGATAAAACAACATCCCTTCTTTAAAGATATTAACTGGGCAAACCTGGCAAACCCAACCTAG